Proteins co-encoded in one Opitutus terrae PB90-1 genomic window:
- a CDS encoding DUF305 domain-containing protein, which translates to MTISFFTMYGVMFLNVDRWDHVVLSLSRVYMTLLMVSPMAITMLLLMRSMYPSRTANLAILIGSVVVFVGSLVLLRTQTPISDAQYMKAMIPHHSSAIMVSRNATLRDPKTQELAKAIIESQEREIAEMKAALARFERQGSSP; encoded by the coding sequence ATGACCATCTCCTTCTTCACGATGTATGGAGTGATGTTCCTCAACGTCGACCGCTGGGACCATGTCGTGTTGAGCTTAAGCAGAGTGTACATGACGTTGTTGATGGTGTCGCCGATGGCCATCACGATGCTGCTGCTGATGCGCTCGATGTACCCCAGCCGCACGGCGAACCTGGCTATTCTGATCGGATCCGTGGTGGTGTTCGTCGGCAGCTTGGTTTTGCTGCGAACCCAGACGCCGATTTCCGATGCCCAATACATGAAGGCAATGATCCCGCATCATTCGTCGGCGATCATGGTGAGCCGAAACGCAACGTTGAGGGATCCGAAAACTCAGGAGCTGGCCAAGGCCATTATCGAGTCCCAGGAGCGCGAGATTGCCGAAATGAAAGCCGCCCTAGCTCGATTCGAAAGGCAGGGATCCAGTCCGTAG
- a CDS encoding adenosine-specific kinase: MQLKTIRIEKPDTANLIFGQCRSAKTLEAIHVALEQIGSGFPFGIAFCEASGKRLVLCAGTDEVMIELAKKNAAAIGAGDTFLVFFGAVPPFGEILAAIKSLPDVCGIYCATANPLEVILAETSQGHGVVAVVDGYSPQGIESREDTTWRENYLHHVTGFGKLGDRPREPKPS, translated from the coding sequence ATGCAACTGAAGACCATTCGGATCGAAAAACCGGACACCGCGAACTTGATTTTCGGCCAGTGCCGTAGCGCGAAGACGCTGGAAGCCATTCACGTCGCCCTGGAGCAGATTGGGTCCGGGTTCCCGTTCGGAATCGCGTTCTGCGAGGCTTCCGGCAAACGTCTCGTGCTTTGCGCAGGAACGGACGAGGTGATGATCGAACTCGCGAAGAAGAACGCCGCCGCAATCGGCGCAGGGGACACGTTTCTCGTCTTTTTCGGCGCGGTGCCCCCCTTCGGCGAAATCCTCGCCGCAATCAAGTCCCTGCCCGACGTGTGCGGCATCTATTGCGCCACCGCCAATCCCCTAGAAGTCATTTTGGCTGAAACGTCGCAAGGCCACGGTGTGGTCGCCGTCGTGGATGGCTACAGCCCTCAGGGAATCGAATCGCGTGAAGATACTACGTGGCGAGAAAACTACCTTCATCATGTCACTGGATTCGGCAAGCTGGGCGATCGGCCGCGGGAACCGAAGCCGAGTTGA
- a CDS encoding Spy/CpxP family protein refolding chaperone, translating to MKAIVGFFVAVIAVAALSSFCTLRWVAAQPSPLSTDAHEWLHAELNLTPEQRKAIEPIETRFAAREKQMKAQMRDANHALAVAIGRGKAYSPEVSAAVEKIHHIMGELQKASIEHVFEMREVLTPEQADKLLNLAQRALDQEP from the coding sequence ATGAAGGCCATCGTAGGTTTCTTCGTTGCGGTCATCGCCGTGGCTGCGCTTTCGTCGTTCTGCACGCTGCGCTGGGTGGCAGCGCAACCGTCGCCGCTATCCACTGACGCGCACGAATGGTTGCACGCAGAGCTCAATCTGACGCCGGAACAGCGGAAGGCGATTGAGCCGATCGAAACGCGATTTGCCGCCAGAGAAAAGCAAATGAAGGCGCAGATGCGCGATGCGAATCACGCACTGGCCGTCGCCATTGGCCGCGGAAAGGCTTACTCGCCTGAAGTCTCCGCCGCGGTGGAGAAGATTCACCATATCATGGGAGAGCTCCAGAAGGCATCGATCGAGCACGTCTTCGAAATGCGAGAGGTGCTTACCCCCGAACAGGCGGACAAGCTCCTGAATTTGGCGCAGCGCGCACTCGATCAGGAACCTTAA
- a CDS encoding RNA polymerase sigma factor, translating to MDPDLPLIEALQAGDDSALNELINRHREPLHRFVFRYLRDETAAGDVVQETFVRVYFKAGKFAPKSSVKTWIYTIGLNLCRDYGRRLGRRRADVSLDAPAHDDGPRFEVADSAPAPSVRAADADRFSRLQAAIDRLPRKLKEALVLFALEGRSQNEIAEFLRISPKAVETRVYHAKAKLRAALGSEMSFGDA from the coding sequence GTGGACCCGGACCTGCCGCTCATCGAAGCGCTTCAGGCCGGCGATGATTCGGCGCTTAACGAGCTGATCAACCGCCACCGCGAACCGCTCCACCGATTCGTTTTCCGCTACTTGCGGGACGAAACCGCCGCCGGCGATGTGGTGCAGGAGACGTTCGTGCGGGTGTATTTCAAAGCCGGAAAGTTCGCGCCCAAATCGTCGGTCAAAACCTGGATCTACACGATCGGGCTCAATCTCTGCCGCGATTACGGCCGGCGGCTCGGACGCCGGCGCGCCGATGTATCCCTGGATGCGCCGGCGCACGACGACGGTCCGCGCTTCGAGGTCGCCGACAGCGCGCCCGCCCCATCCGTCAGGGCTGCGGATGCCGACCGGTTCAGCCGGTTGCAGGCGGCGATCGACCGGCTGCCAAGAAAACTGAAGGAAGCGTTGGTTCTCTTCGCACTCGAGGGACGCAGCCAGAACGAAATCGCCGAGTTCCTGCGCATATCGCCTAAGGCCGTTGAGACGCGGGTTTATCATGCGAAAGCGAAATTGCGTGCCGCACTCGGGAGCGAAATGAGTTTCGGCGACGCTTGA
- a CDS encoding cytochrome c biogenesis protein ResB — protein sequence MRRFLSSPIALFTSLRLTVVLIVLSILLVVAATLDQVNLGLLAVQEKYLRAFIVFGRLPGTNIAVPLFPGGYLIGGLLLLNLIAAHVYRFRFSWRSAGVQLTHAGLILLLFGELLTGLWQRESLLQLREGETRRYMEDFQRNELVIIDTSGEKTDRVVSIPEALLVGRGAIQDPALPFQLRVTDYAPNAELQMRSQSPHAPPSPATAGVGPRIAVQRLKQVSKSDERRVPAAFVEITAAHSLGTWLVSPGLAEPQSFTHEGRTYQIGMRAKRYYVPYSVTLLQVTHDTYPGSDIPKNFASRVRVRSDDRRDDREVTIFMNNPLRYRGLTFYQHQMNKAEGFTGLQVVRNPSWVLPYVSSAMMGLGLAVQFGLHLIGFVRRRPAGNRRALAT from the coding sequence ATGCGCCGATTTCTCTCTTCCCCGATCGCGCTCTTCACCTCGCTTCGCCTCACGGTCGTGCTGATCGTGCTGTCGATATTGCTGGTGGTCGCGGCGACGCTCGACCAGGTGAACCTAGGTCTGCTCGCCGTGCAGGAAAAATACCTGCGCGCGTTCATCGTGTTCGGCCGGCTGCCCGGCACTAACATTGCCGTGCCGCTTTTTCCCGGCGGCTATCTCATCGGAGGGCTGCTGCTGCTCAACCTGATTGCGGCGCACGTTTACCGCTTCCGCTTTTCGTGGCGAAGCGCGGGCGTGCAGCTCACGCATGCCGGGTTAATCCTATTGCTTTTCGGCGAATTGCTGACCGGCCTCTGGCAGCGCGAGAGTCTGTTGCAGCTTCGCGAGGGCGAAACGCGTCGGTATATGGAGGACTTCCAGCGCAACGAACTCGTCATCATCGACACGAGCGGCGAGAAGACCGATCGCGTCGTTTCGATTCCCGAGGCGCTGCTCGTCGGGCGCGGCGCGATTCAGGACCCGGCGCTGCCGTTTCAGCTTCGTGTCACCGATTACGCGCCGAATGCGGAGTTGCAGATGCGCAGCCAGTCGCCGCATGCGCCGCCGAGTCCGGCGACGGCGGGCGTCGGTCCGCGGATCGCGGTGCAGCGGTTGAAGCAGGTTTCGAAGTCCGACGAGCGCAGGGTGCCCGCAGCTTTCGTCGAGATCACCGCCGCACACTCGCTCGGGACCTGGCTGGTATCTCCCGGTCTGGCGGAGCCGCAGTCCTTCACCCACGAGGGACGCACATACCAGATCGGAATGCGGGCGAAACGCTACTACGTGCCCTACAGCGTCACGCTGCTGCAGGTCACGCACGACACCTATCCCGGTTCGGACATTCCGAAAAACTTCGCGAGCCGCGTACGCGTGCGCAGCGACGACCGTCGTGACGATCGTGAGGTGACGATCTTCATGAACAATCCGCTGCGCTACCGCGGGCTCACGTTTTACCAGCACCAGATGAACAAGGCCGAGGGTTTCACGGGACTGCAGGTGGTGCGCAACCCGAGTTGGGTCCTGCCGTATGTCTCGTCAGCGATGATGGGCCTCGGGCTCGCCGTCCAATTCGGTTTACACCTCATCGGTTTCGTTCGCCGCCGCCCGGCCGGGAATCGCCGGGCGCTCGCCACATGA
- a CDS encoding cytochrome c biogenesis protein, with translation MKKYLPLSVVLIVVIGVASTLLPPRAKSDFDVASFGRLPVLLNGRLKPFDTVARTSLLMLQGRQRVATPEGRALQPIEWLLDVLYAPAAADTYRHFLIENPEVLELFKLRPADGDGGKRFSYAQLAAGVSEVERQAKLADEVEPARRTPFQAQVLQLRNRLILYQRLKYTMQPDATPGFFSDVVALEAALPANLAAVRARQRGQPHDEAAVARMAAFVRQFDFMASAGYLIAVPSAGADADMNNWKTPGQALVDSIEAGKVNLTVLAYAQAGKNWGSAGPGGTKAAGFNVAVATLHERFDERYATALAKAGVETRFNSAQPFYTSMVLFVMAAIAALVSWLAWPDGLRRIAFWLVALAFVLTTAGIATRMWIEGRPPVTNLYSSALFVGWVAVALCLVIEAIYKNAVASVAAAAVGFCALVIAHHLSMGGDTMEMMRAVLDSNFWLATHVVTMAMGYGAAFLAGFLAIIYIVRGAFTKSLDRRTADGLVRMVYGVVCFATLFNLAGTVLGGIWADQSWGRFWGWDPKENGALVIVLWYSLILHARWAGMVRQRGLMNLAVFGNVVTAASWFGVNMLGVGLHSYGFTNSAAFWLVAFTLSQLAVMMIAALPLEKWRSGAAIFGPVPSPRERAPIAGEAEALQGAAR, from the coding sequence ATGAAAAAATACCTCCCGCTCTCCGTCGTGCTGATCGTGGTGATCGGCGTCGCCAGCACGTTGCTGCCGCCGCGCGCCAAATCCGACTTCGATGTCGCGTCGTTCGGTCGGCTTCCAGTGCTGCTCAACGGCCGGCTGAAGCCGTTCGACACCGTCGCACGCACGTCGCTCCTCATGTTGCAGGGGCGCCAGCGTGTGGCCACGCCCGAAGGCCGCGCGCTGCAACCGATCGAGTGGCTGCTCGACGTGCTCTACGCACCAGCCGCCGCCGATACCTACCGGCATTTCCTGATCGAGAATCCGGAGGTGCTCGAGCTGTTCAAATTGCGGCCGGCCGACGGCGACGGCGGAAAGCGCTTCTCGTATGCGCAGCTCGCAGCGGGTGTTTCCGAAGTGGAGCGACAGGCGAAGCTGGCGGACGAGGTCGAGCCGGCCCGCCGGACGCCATTCCAAGCGCAGGTTCTCCAGTTGCGCAATCGTCTGATCCTTTACCAGCGACTGAAATACACAATGCAGCCCGATGCCACGCCCGGCTTTTTTTCGGATGTCGTGGCGCTTGAGGCGGCGCTGCCGGCGAACCTCGCGGCGGTGCGCGCGCGACAGCGCGGCCAACCCCATGACGAAGCCGCGGTCGCGCGGATGGCTGCATTTGTTCGGCAGTTCGACTTCATGGCATCGGCCGGCTATCTGATCGCTGTTCCGTCCGCCGGAGCGGATGCAGACATGAACAACTGGAAAACGCCCGGGCAGGCACTGGTCGATTCGATCGAGGCCGGCAAAGTGAATTTGACCGTCCTTGCGTATGCGCAAGCGGGCAAAAATTGGGGGTCGGCCGGCCCGGGCGGGACGAAAGCAGCAGGATTCAACGTCGCCGTGGCGACACTGCACGAGCGATTTGACGAGCGGTATGCCACCGCCCTCGCCAAGGCGGGCGTGGAGACCCGCTTCAACTCCGCGCAGCCTTTCTACACCAGCATGGTGTTGTTTGTGATGGCGGCGATCGCGGCGCTGGTCTCGTGGCTCGCGTGGCCCGACGGGCTGCGCCGCATCGCGTTCTGGCTCGTGGCGCTCGCGTTTGTCCTGACGACTGCCGGCATCGCCACGCGCATGTGGATCGAAGGCCGGCCACCCGTCACGAATCTCTACTCGTCGGCGCTTTTCGTCGGCTGGGTGGCGGTAGCGTTGTGCCTCGTCATCGAAGCGATCTACAAAAATGCGGTGGCGAGCGTGGCGGCGGCGGCCGTGGGTTTCTGCGCCCTTGTGATCGCCCATCATCTCTCGATGGGTGGCGACACGATGGAAATGATGCGCGCGGTTCTCGACTCGAATTTCTGGCTCGCGACGCACGTCGTCACGATGGCCATGGGCTACGGCGCGGCGTTCCTCGCCGGATTTCTCGCGATCATCTACATCGTTCGCGGCGCGTTCACGAAATCGCTCGATCGCCGCACCGCCGACGGACTCGTGCGGATGGTTTACGGCGTCGTGTGCTTCGCGACGTTGTTTAACCTCGCGGGCACCGTCCTCGGTGGCATCTGGGCGGATCAGTCTTGGGGGCGCTTCTGGGGCTGGGACCCGAAGGAGAACGGCGCGCTCGTGATCGTGCTGTGGTATTCGCTCATCCTGCACGCGCGCTGGGCCGGCATGGTGCGCCAGCGCGGGCTGATGAACCTCGCCGTGTTCGGCAACGTCGTTACGGCGGCCAGCTGGTTCGGCGTGAACATGCTCGGAGTTGGGCTGCACAGCTACGGCTTCACCAACTCGGCGGCGTTCTGGCTGGTGGCGTTCACGTTGAGCCAGCTGGCAGTGATGATGATTGCGGCGCTGCCACTCGAGAAATGGCGCAGTGGCGCCGCGATCTTCGGCCCGGTGCCTTCGCCGCGCGAACGCGCGCCGATCGCTGGCGAAGCCGAGGCGCTCCAAGGGGCCGCGCGTTAA
- the cysK gene encoding cysteine synthase A: MTKILNDITGTIGNTPLVRLNRTAVAHRVQAEVLLKLEFFNPLSSVKDRIGWAMIEDGLACGRITSDTVLIEPTSGNTGIALAFVAAAKGIELVLTMPETMSHERRKMLKILGARLVLTEGAKGMKGAIAKAEELASIIPNAVILQQFANPANPAVHRRTTAEEIWRDTDGKVDIVVAGVGTGGTITGVGEVLKARKPGISVVAVEPDGSPVLSGGQPGPHKLQGIGAGFVPQVLNTTIYDEIIRVKETEAGSLSKQINQLDGIPVGISSGAVAWAALQLAQRPENTGKLIVAIMPSSSERYLSSWLFGDINTETDSLDDLLPAGGPA; this comes from the coding sequence ATGACCAAAATACTCAACGACATTACCGGAACCATTGGCAATACCCCTCTCGTGCGGCTCAATCGCACCGCGGTCGCGCACCGCGTCCAGGCTGAAGTCTTGCTGAAACTCGAATTTTTCAATCCGCTCTCCAGCGTCAAGGATCGCATCGGCTGGGCGATGATCGAAGACGGGCTCGCGTGCGGCCGGATCACGAGCGACACCGTCCTTATCGAACCGACCAGCGGCAACACGGGCATCGCGCTGGCGTTCGTCGCCGCGGCGAAGGGAATTGAACTGGTTCTTACCATGCCGGAGACGATGTCTCACGAGCGGCGAAAGATGCTGAAGATCCTCGGGGCGCGCCTTGTGCTCACGGAGGGAGCGAAAGGGATGAAAGGTGCGATCGCCAAGGCCGAGGAGCTCGCGAGCATAATCCCGAACGCCGTCATCCTTCAGCAGTTCGCGAATCCGGCGAATCCGGCCGTTCACCGCCGCACCACGGCCGAGGAGATCTGGCGCGATACCGACGGCAAGGTGGACATCGTGGTCGCCGGCGTCGGCACCGGGGGCACGATCACCGGCGTCGGCGAGGTGCTCAAAGCGCGCAAACCTGGTATAAGCGTGGTGGCGGTGGAACCCGACGGCTCGCCCGTGCTCTCCGGCGGCCAGCCCGGACCGCACAAGCTCCAAGGCATCGGCGCCGGCTTCGTGCCCCAGGTTCTCAACACGACGATCTACGATGAAATCATTCGCGTGAAAGAGACCGAGGCGGGCTCGCTCTCTAAGCAGATCAACCAACTCGACGGCATTCCGGTTGGAATCTCGTCGGGCGCCGTGGCGTGGGCGGCGCTGCAACTCGCGCAGCGCCCGGAAAACACGGGCAAGTTGATCGTCGCGATCATGCCGTCTTCGAGCGAACGCTATCTTTCGTCGTGGCTGTTCGGAGACATCAACACCGAGACCGACTCGCTCGACGACCTGTTGCCAGCCGGCGGCCCCGCGTGA
- a CDS encoding sigma-70 family RNA polymerase sigma factor, producing MIRANLRLVVRIAKDYAQYGLPLADLISEGNVGLIHAVDRFDPRIGGKLSTYAAWWIRQAIRRAFAHHARAIRLPVHMLDRIARLRRAQASLSEQFGREATTDELAAELQAPVEKIALWKSAGDAPFSLDAAVGTGSESRRLSETIRDERAPTAFTQLRDATTARDLRAIIATLDVREATILRLRFGLDGDEPQTLHAVSLRFGITRERVRQLERRALQNVRNAWAFRERIRTREEIALDERHHRLRAVVREFVAARPARRSRPVGWNLRSLGASDR from the coding sequence ATGATCCGGGCCAACCTGCGACTGGTCGTCAGGATCGCCAAAGACTATGCGCAGTATGGCCTGCCGCTCGCGGACCTCATCAGCGAGGGCAACGTCGGTCTCATCCATGCTGTTGATCGCTTCGACCCGCGAATCGGTGGCAAACTTTCGACCTATGCCGCATGGTGGATCCGACAGGCCATCCGTCGCGCCTTTGCGCATCACGCCCGGGCGATCCGGCTGCCGGTTCACATGCTCGACCGAATCGCCCGGCTTAGGCGGGCGCAAGCGTCTTTGAGCGAGCAATTCGGACGGGAGGCGACCACCGACGAACTCGCGGCCGAGTTACAGGCACCCGTGGAGAAGATCGCGCTCTGGAAGTCGGCCGGCGACGCTCCGTTTTCCCTCGATGCCGCGGTCGGGACCGGAAGCGAATCGAGGCGGCTGTCCGAAACTATCCGCGACGAACGCGCGCCCACGGCTTTCACGCAGTTGCGAGATGCCACGACCGCACGCGATCTGCGCGCGATCATCGCCACCCTAGACGTACGCGAGGCCACCATCCTCCGGCTGCGCTTTGGATTGGATGGCGACGAGCCGCAGACGCTCCACGCGGTGAGCCTCCGGTTTGGCATCACGCGCGAACGAGTCCGCCAGTTGGAACGGCGAGCCCTCCAAAATGTGCGGAATGCCTGGGCGTTTCGGGAGCGGATCCGCACCCGGGAGGAAATCGCGCTCGACGAGCGCCATCACCGGCTGAGGGCGGTCGTGCGGGAGTTCGTTGCAGCCAGGCCCGCTAGACGCAGCCGCCCCGTAGGATGGAATCTTCGATCCCTCGGTGCGTCTGATCGGTGA
- a CDS encoding sigma factor-like helix-turn-helix DNA-binding protein, with protein sequence MTAARSARWRATRPITRGFDGGETPTLEEVGRNFNVTRERIRQIERQALFKLRRTMARHEAIRFREFVQSKLAKRRPLRSAA encoded by the coding sequence GTGACGGCTGCCAGAAGTGCACGGTGGCGTGCAACAAGGCCCATCACACGCGGCTTCGATGGCGGCGAAACGCCCACGCTCGAAGAAGTGGGCCGGAACTTCAACGTCACCCGCGAACGTATCCGGCAGATCGAGCGCCAAGCGCTGTTCAAATTGAGAAGAACGATGGCCAGGCATGAGGCCATTCGCTTTCGCGAGTTCGTCCAGAGCAAGCTAGCCAAACGGCGTCCACTGCGCAGCGCCGCGTGA
- a CDS encoding DUF3347 domain-containing protein, translating to MKIADALAADNLAAARAAATALTDYAGVAGQKQIAEQALDISKAADIAAARGRFKSLTLAIEPLAAGVDGYTVMTCAMAKADWVQASGDVKNPYFGKSMLSCGEPKKIDSASGHNHGDGSGHGCGDATSDQGHAGHGQHGCG from the coding sequence GTGAAGATCGCCGATGCCCTCGCCGCTGACAATCTGGCCGCTGCAAGGGCTGCGGCCACTGCGCTCACCGACTACGCGGGCGTGGCCGGGCAAAAGCAAATCGCTGAGCAGGCGCTGGACATCTCGAAGGCCGCCGACATTGCCGCGGCGCGCGGCCGGTTCAAGTCCTTGACCCTCGCGATCGAGCCGCTCGCGGCGGGTGTGGACGGCTACACCGTGATGACCTGCGCGATGGCGAAGGCGGATTGGGTGCAAGCCTCGGGCGATGTGAAGAATCCTTATTTCGGAAAGTCGATGCTGAGCTGCGGTGAACCGAAAAAAATCGATAGTGCATCGGGCCACAACCATGGCGACGGTTCGGGCCACGGCTGCGGCGATGCGACTTCCGATCAAGGCCACGCCGGCCACGGGCAGCACGGCTGCGGCTGA
- a CDS encoding helix-turn-helix domain-containing protein, with translation MFRDYQEAFETATGLPLSLRRPGVDGRDSASPQRPVAGGAPFCALMARTNRACESCLALQKRLEEEARLQPKTLKCFAGLCETAVPVRVGDRLIAFLQTGRILIDSPSRRQFSKISRELLQLGEQIDVKQAEEAYYATRVLTSEQYESMIRLLTIFATHLAACGNQLALRRTDPENSPVARAREIIDERLREEISLGEVARRVNVSAGYFSMLFKKATGLNFVEYVARLRIEKAKDLLQDPQFRISEAAYDVGFQSLSQFNRSFRRVVGASPRVYRARLDC, from the coding sequence ATGTTTCGCGACTACCAAGAGGCGTTTGAAACAGCCACTGGCCTGCCACTCAGCCTGCGGCGGCCTGGGGTGGATGGTCGTGATTCGGCTTCGCCCCAAAGACCTGTCGCTGGTGGAGCTCCATTTTGCGCGTTGATGGCCCGCACAAATCGGGCGTGTGAATCCTGCTTGGCACTGCAAAAGCGGCTGGAAGAGGAGGCCCGGCTTCAGCCCAAGACGTTGAAGTGCTTTGCCGGACTTTGCGAAACCGCCGTGCCCGTCCGGGTGGGAGACCGGCTGATTGCGTTTCTGCAGACCGGCCGGATCCTCATCGACTCGCCCAGCCGCCGACAGTTCAGCAAGATCAGTCGTGAACTGCTGCAGCTAGGGGAGCAGATCGACGTGAAACAAGCCGAGGAGGCATATTACGCCACGCGTGTGCTCACTTCCGAGCAATACGAATCGATGATCCGTTTGCTCACCATCTTCGCCACGCACCTAGCCGCCTGCGGGAACCAGCTCGCGCTCCGGCGGACGGATCCGGAAAACTCGCCCGTGGCCCGCGCGCGGGAGATCATCGACGAACGCCTGCGGGAGGAGATCTCGCTCGGCGAGGTTGCGCGCCGGGTGAACGTCAGCGCGGGCTACTTCAGCATGCTGTTCAAGAAGGCGACCGGGCTGAACTTCGTCGAGTACGTCGCCCGGCTGCGGATCGAGAAGGCGAAGGATCTCCTGCAGGATCCGCAGTTTCGCATCAGCGAAGCGGCCTATGACGTGGGTTTCCAGTCGCTTTCCCAGTTCAACCGAAGCTTTCGCCGAGTTGTCGGCGCTTCGCCCAGGGTCTATCGCGCCCGGCTCGATTGCTGA
- the hpf gene encoding ribosome hibernation-promoting factor, HPF/YfiA family, producing MNQEYPRELIISGIHFDLTPSLKTFVQEKAERLFRHHERIIRLRVALDYEQRRPGYAWFTAKGQLASHGRELCASVASPDCHQSLSLLIDKLDRMLRRCAVTAKAKRNHPHLVEFPVALPKAV from the coding sequence ATGAACCAGGAATATCCGAGAGAATTAATCATATCAGGCATCCATTTCGATCTCACGCCTTCGCTGAAGACGTTCGTGCAGGAAAAGGCCGAGCGCCTGTTTCGTCACCACGAGCGCATCATCCGGCTTCGCGTGGCGCTGGATTACGAGCAAAGACGCCCGGGCTACGCCTGGTTCACGGCGAAGGGCCAGCTCGCCAGCCACGGACGGGAGCTCTGCGCGAGCGTGGCCTCACCCGACTGCCACCAATCGCTCTCGCTCCTGATCGACAAACTCGACCGGATGCTCCGCCGGTGCGCCGTCACCGCGAAGGCGAAGCGGAACCATCCGCATCTGGTCGAGTTTCCCGTCGCTCTGCCGAAGGCGGTGTAG
- a CDS encoding alpha/beta fold hydrolase has protein sequence MIRLSDPTENKAIAPVWADPENVTIASLDPHPRRIEFLQTVVLGGVPQAIHVHGEDAGLPLLLFLHGGPGLPHMPFAHVNADLARWFLVVNWDQRGAGKSYSPSLRGAHFSAEQFVSDTHDLILWLLERFGKSRLVLAGHSWGSALGAIVASRYPHLVAAFVGLGQVTNLRVAEQMRFQMARTLAREQQNRAAADALATLGPPPYRSARESDALERWTCRLTGDCHCPIEDSRFLRLALLSPVYSWLDLLRIPLGVRLSGRCFWEELFHGIDLFSQVPKLDVPAFFIVGRNDAVVTHGLVRRYFETLVAPRGKSFITFDHSGHWPQLEEPGCFRSVLTGPVWHGLRHGFDARSFTCAGWSGRQPDGDNLDAVTNGADRERSAGVFSTDREAA, from the coding sequence ATGATACGCCTCAGCGACCCAACGGAGAACAAAGCGATCGCCCCTGTTTGGGCAGACCCGGAAAACGTCACGATCGCCTCTCTTGACCCGCATCCGCGGCGAATCGAGTTCCTCCAGACCGTCGTGCTCGGCGGGGTTCCGCAGGCGATTCACGTCCACGGCGAGGATGCCGGCCTGCCGCTGCTGCTGTTCCTGCATGGCGGGCCGGGACTGCCGCACATGCCGTTTGCGCATGTGAACGCGGACCTCGCCAGATGGTTCCTCGTGGTGAATTGGGACCAGCGCGGCGCTGGCAAGTCGTATTCGCCCTCGTTGCGAGGTGCGCACTTTTCCGCCGAGCAGTTCGTATCGGATACCCACGATCTGATCCTGTGGCTGCTGGAACGGTTCGGGAAAAGCCGGCTGGTGCTGGCGGGACACTCGTGGGGCTCGGCGCTGGGCGCGATCGTCGCATCGCGGTATCCGCATCTCGTTGCGGCGTTCGTCGGCCTCGGTCAGGTCACCAACCTGCGGGTTGCGGAGCAGATGCGGTTTCAGATGGCACGCACGCTCGCCCGCGAACAGCAGAACCGCGCCGCGGCCGATGCGCTGGCCACACTTGGCCCGCCACCTTACCGATCGGCGCGCGAGTCCGACGCGCTGGAGCGGTGGACGTGCCGCCTCACGGGAGACTGCCATTGTCCGATCGAGGATTCGCGATTTCTCAGGCTCGCGCTGCTGTCGCCGGTTTATTCGTGGCTCGACCTGCTCAGAATTCCGCTTGGCGTCCGTTTGTCAGGGCGCTGCTTCTGGGAAGAACTGTTTCACGGCATCGATCTCTTTAGCCAGGTGCCGAAGCTGGACGTTCCGGCCTTCTTCATCGTCGGGCGGAACGACGCCGTCGTCACTCACGGGCTCGTCCGGCGCTATTTCGAGACGCTCGTGGCCCCACGCGGGAAGTCCTTCATCACGTTCGACCACTCCGGCCACTGGCCCCAACTCGAGGAGCCGGGGTGTTTTCGCTCGGTCCTCACTGGCCCGGTGTGGCACGGCCTGCGGCACGGCTTCGATGCTCGTTCGTTCACGTGCGCGGGTTGGAGCGGGCGCCAACCCGACGGCGACAATCTGGATGCCGTGACGAACGGCGCAGACCGGGAGCGCAGCGCCGGCGTGTTTTCCACGGACAGGGAAGCGGCGTGA
- a CDS encoding DUF3347 domain-containing protein has product MKTIRILILVAIPFVGAGVSLHAGHGSMPAMAGHEHRADASSLSDAQKQYLVSYDAVRAALAADDLAGAKSAAADLPDSPAAKRLVRADSLNTARVAFKKLSEVAVQVAKGHDGYFVFNCPMVGSDWVQTTKTASNPYVGQKMPTCGVLKD; this is encoded by the coding sequence ATGAAAACGATTCGAATCCTGATCCTTGTCGCAATTCCGTTCGTCGGCGCTGGCGTGAGCCTTCACGCCGGGCACGGCAGCATGCCCGCCATGGCCGGCCACGAACATCGGGCCGATGCGTCGTCGCTCTCCGACGCGCAGAAGCAGTATCTCGTCAGCTACGATGCCGTCCGCGCCGCGCTCGCGGCGGACGACCTCGCCGGCGCGAAATCCGCCGCCGCGGATTTGCCAGATTCGCCCGCGGCAAAGCGGCTCGTGCGGGCCGACTCGCTCAACACCGCGCGGGTTGCGTTCAAGAAACTCAGCGAGGTCGCAGTGCAAGTCGCGAAAGGGCACGACGGATACTTCGTCTTCAATTGCCCGATGGTCGGCAGCGACTGGGTGCAGACGACGAAAACAGCTTCGAACCCCTATGTGGGGCAAAAGATGCCCACCTGCGGCGTCCTGAAGGACTGA